From a region of the Pongo pygmaeus isolate AG05252 chromosome 5, NHGRI_mPonPyg2-v2.0_pri, whole genome shotgun sequence genome:
- the RIPK1 gene encoding receptor-interacting serine/threonine-protein kinase 1 isoform X3 yields MSTPLSVKGRIIVEIIEGMCYLHGKGVIHKDLKPENILVDNDFHIKIADLGLASFKMWSKLSNEEHNELREVDGTSKKNGGTLYYMAPEHLNDVNAKPTEKSDVYSFAVVLWVIFANKEPYENAICEQQLIMCIKSGNRPDVDDITEYCPREIISLMKLCWEANPEARPTFPGIEEKFRPFYLSQLEESVEEDVKSLKKEYSNENAVVKRMQSLQLDCVAVPPSRSNSATEQPGSLHSSQGLGMGPVEESWFAPSLEHQQEENEPSLQSKLQDEANYHLYGSRMDRQTKQQPRQNVAYNRGEERRRRVSHDPFAQQRPYENFQNTEGKGTAYCSAASHGNVVHQPSGLTSQPQVLYQNNGLYSSHGFGTRPLDPGTAAPKVWYRPFPSRMPSPYNIPVPETNYPGNTPTMPFSSLPPTEMTLPSTELVNEHAEFFLANFNESIKCTIYNSTGIQIGAYNYMEIGGTSSSLLDSTNTNFKEEPAAKYQAIFDNTTSLTDKHLDPIRENLGKHWKNCARKLGFTQSQIDEIDHDYERDGLKEKVYQMLQKWVMREGIKGATVGKLAQALHQCSRIDLLSNLIYVSQN; encoded by the exons ATGAGTACCCCGCTTTCTGTAAAAGGAAGGATAATTGTGGAAATCATTGAAGGAATGTGCTACTTACATGGAAAAGGCGTGATACACAAGGACCTGAAGCCTGAAAATATCCTTGTTGATAATGACTTCCACATTAAG ATCGCAGACCTCGGCCTTGCCTCCTTCAAGATGTGGAGCAAACTGAGTAATGAAGAGCACAATGAGCTGAGGGAAGTGGACGGCACCTCTAAGAAGAATGGCGGCACCCTCTACTACATGGCGCCCGAGCACCTGAATGATGTCAACGCAAAGCCCACAGAGAAGTCGGATGTGTACAGCTTTGCTGTAGTACTCTGGGTGATATTTGCAAATAAGGAGCCATATGAAA ATGCTATCTGTGAGCAGCAGTTGATAATGTGCATAAAATCTGGGAACAGGCCAGATGTGGATGACATCACTGAGTACTGCCCAAGAGAAATTATCAGTCTCATGAAGCTCTGCTGGGAAGCGAATCCGGAAGCTCGGCCGACATTTCCTG GCATTGAAGAAAAATTTAGGCCTTTTTATTTAAGTCAATTAGAAGAAAGTGTAGAAGAGGACGTGAAGAGTTTAAAG AAAGAGTATTCAAACGAAAATGCAGTTGTGAAGAGAATGCAGTCTCTTCAACTTGATTGTGTGGCAGTACCTCCAAGCCGGTCAAATTCAG CCACAGAACAGCCTGGTTCACTGCACAGTTCCCAGGGACTTGGGATGGGTCCTGTGGAGGAGTCCTGGTTTGCCCCCTCCCTGGAGCACCAGCAAGAAGAGAATGAGCCCAGCCTGCAGAGTAAACTCCAAGATGAAGCCAACTACCATCTTTATGGCAGCCGCATGGACAGGCAGACGAAACAGCAGCCCAGACAGAATGTGGCTTACAAcagaggggaggaaaggagacGCAGGGTCTCCCATGAcccttttgcacagcaaagacCTTATGAGAATTTTCAGAATACAGAGGGAAAAGGCACTGCTTATTGCAGTGCAGCCAGTCATGGTAATGTAGTGCACCAGCCCTCAGGGCTCACCAGCCAACCTCAAGTACTGTATCAGAACAATGGATTGTATAGCTCACATGGCTTTGGAACAAGACCATTGGATCCAGGAACAGCAGCTCCCAAAGTTTGGTACAGGCCATTTCCAAGTCGTATGCCTAGTCCGTATAATATCCCAGTGCCTGAGACCAACTATCCAGGAAACACACCCACCATGCCATTCAGCTCCTTGCCACCAACAG AGATGACCCTGCCAAGTACTGAGCTAGTAAATGAACACGCCGAGTTTTTCCTTGCAAATTTCA ATGAATCTATAAAATGTACCATATACAATAGTACTGGCATTCAGATTGGAGCCTACAATTATATGGAGATTGGTGGGACGAGTTCATCACTACTAGACAGCACAAATACGAACTTCAAAGAAGAGCCAGCTGCTAAGTACCAAGCTATCTTTG ATAATACCACTAGTCTGACGGATAAACACCTGGACCCAATCAGGGAAAATCTGGGAAAGCACTGGAAGAACTGTGCCCGTAAACTGGGCTTCACACAATCTCAGATTGATGAAATTGACCATGACTATGAGCGAGATGGACTAAAAGAAAAGGTTTACCAGATGCTCCAAAAGTGGGTGATGAGGGAAGGCATTAAGGGAGCCACAGTGGGGAAGCTGGCCCAGGCGCTCCACCAGTGTTCCAGGATCGACCTTCTGAGCAACTTGATTTACGTCAGCCAGAACTAA
- the RIPK1 gene encoding receptor-interacting serine/threonine-protein kinase 1 isoform X1 — MQPDMSLNVIKMKSSDFLESAELDSGGFGKVSLCFHRTQGLMIMKTVYKGPNCIEHNEALLEEAKMMNRLRHSRVVKLLGVILEEGKYSLVMEYMEKGNLMHVLKAEMSTPLSVKGRIIVEIIEGMCYLHGKGVIHKDLKPENILVDNDFHIKIADLGLASFKMWSKLSNEEHNELREVDGTSKKNGGTLYYMAPEHLNDVNAKPTEKSDVYSFAVVLWVIFANKEPYENAICEQQLIMCIKSGNRPDVDDITEYCPREIISLMKLCWEANPEARPTFPGIEEKFRPFYLSQLEESVEEDVKSLKKEYSNENAVVKRMQSLQLDCVAVPPSRSNSATEQPGSLHSSQGLGMGPVEESWFAPSLEHQQEENEPSLQSKLQDEANYHLYGSRMDRQTKQQPRQNVAYNRGEERRRRVSHDPFAQQRPYENFQNTEGKGTAYCSAASHGNVVHQPSGLTSQPQVLYQNNGLYSSHGFGTRPLDPGTAAPKVWYRPFPSRMPSPYNIPVPETNYPGNTPTMPFSSLPPTEMTLPSTELVNEHAEFFLANFNESIKCTIYNSTGIQIGAYNYMEIGGTSSSLLDSTNTNFKEEPAAKYQAIFDNTTSLTDKHLDPIRENLGKHWKNCARKLGFTQSQIDEIDHDYERDGLKEKVYQMLQKWVMREGIKGATVGKLAQALHQCSRIDLLSNLIYVSQN; from the exons ATGCAACCAGACATGTCCTTGAATGTCATTAAGATGAAATCCAGTGACTTCCTGGAGAGTGCAGAACTGGACAGCGGAGGCTTCGGGAAGGTGTCTCTGTGTTTCCACAGAACCCAGGGACTCATGATCATGAAAACAGTGTACAAGGGGCCCAACTGCATTGA GCACAACGAGGCCCTCTTGGAGGAGGCGAAGATGATGAACAGACTGAGACACAGCCGGGTGGTGAAGCTCCTGGGCGTCATCTTAGAGGAAGGGAAGTACTCCCTGGTGATGGAGTACATGGAGAAGGGTAACCTGATGCACGTGCTGAAAGCCGAG ATGAGTACCCCGCTTTCTGTAAAAGGAAGGATAATTGTGGAAATCATTGAAGGAATGTGCTACTTACATGGAAAAGGCGTGATACACAAGGACCTGAAGCCTGAAAATATCCTTGTTGATAATGACTTCCACATTAAG ATCGCAGACCTCGGCCTTGCCTCCTTCAAGATGTGGAGCAAACTGAGTAATGAAGAGCACAATGAGCTGAGGGAAGTGGACGGCACCTCTAAGAAGAATGGCGGCACCCTCTACTACATGGCGCCCGAGCACCTGAATGATGTCAACGCAAAGCCCACAGAGAAGTCGGATGTGTACAGCTTTGCTGTAGTACTCTGGGTGATATTTGCAAATAAGGAGCCATATGAAA ATGCTATCTGTGAGCAGCAGTTGATAATGTGCATAAAATCTGGGAACAGGCCAGATGTGGATGACATCACTGAGTACTGCCCAAGAGAAATTATCAGTCTCATGAAGCTCTGCTGGGAAGCGAATCCGGAAGCTCGGCCGACATTTCCTG GCATTGAAGAAAAATTTAGGCCTTTTTATTTAAGTCAATTAGAAGAAAGTGTAGAAGAGGACGTGAAGAGTTTAAAG AAAGAGTATTCAAACGAAAATGCAGTTGTGAAGAGAATGCAGTCTCTTCAACTTGATTGTGTGGCAGTACCTCCAAGCCGGTCAAATTCAG CCACAGAACAGCCTGGTTCACTGCACAGTTCCCAGGGACTTGGGATGGGTCCTGTGGAGGAGTCCTGGTTTGCCCCCTCCCTGGAGCACCAGCAAGAAGAGAATGAGCCCAGCCTGCAGAGTAAACTCCAAGATGAAGCCAACTACCATCTTTATGGCAGCCGCATGGACAGGCAGACGAAACAGCAGCCCAGACAGAATGTGGCTTACAAcagaggggaggaaaggagacGCAGGGTCTCCCATGAcccttttgcacagcaaagacCTTATGAGAATTTTCAGAATACAGAGGGAAAAGGCACTGCTTATTGCAGTGCAGCCAGTCATGGTAATGTAGTGCACCAGCCCTCAGGGCTCACCAGCCAACCTCAAGTACTGTATCAGAACAATGGATTGTATAGCTCACATGGCTTTGGAACAAGACCATTGGATCCAGGAACAGCAGCTCCCAAAGTTTGGTACAGGCCATTTCCAAGTCGTATGCCTAGTCCGTATAATATCCCAGTGCCTGAGACCAACTATCCAGGAAACACACCCACCATGCCATTCAGCTCCTTGCCACCAACAG AGATGACCCTGCCAAGTACTGAGCTAGTAAATGAACACGCCGAGTTTTTCCTTGCAAATTTCA ATGAATCTATAAAATGTACCATATACAATAGTACTGGCATTCAGATTGGAGCCTACAATTATATGGAGATTGGTGGGACGAGTTCATCACTACTAGACAGCACAAATACGAACTTCAAAGAAGAGCCAGCTGCTAAGTACCAAGCTATCTTTG ATAATACCACTAGTCTGACGGATAAACACCTGGACCCAATCAGGGAAAATCTGGGAAAGCACTGGAAGAACTGTGCCCGTAAACTGGGCTTCACACAATCTCAGATTGATGAAATTGACCATGACTATGAGCGAGATGGACTAAAAGAAAAGGTTTACCAGATGCTCCAAAAGTGGGTGATGAGGGAAGGCATTAAGGGAGCCACAGTGGGGAAGCTGGCCCAGGCGCTCCACCAGTGTTCCAGGATCGACCTTCTGAGCAACTTGATTTACGTCAGCCAGAACTAA
- the RIPK1 gene encoding receptor-interacting serine/threonine-protein kinase 1 isoform X2 yields the protein MQPDMSLNVIKMKSSDFLESAELDSGGFGKVSLCFHRTQGLMIMKTVYKGPNCIEHNEALLEEAKMMNRLRHSRVVKLLGVILEEGKYSLVMEYMEKGNLMHVLKAEMSTPLSVKGRIIVEIIEGMCYLHGKGVIHKDLKPENILVDNDFHIKIADLGLASFKMWSKLSNEEHNELREVDGTSKKNGGTLYYMAPEHLNDVNAKPTEKSDVYSFAVVLWVIFANKEPYENAICEQQLIMCIKSGNRPDVDDITEYCPREIISLMKLCWEANPEARPTFPGIEEKFRPFYLSQLEESVEEDVKSLKKEYSNENAVVKRMQSLQLDCVAVPPSRSNSATEQPGSLHSSQGLGMGPVEESWFAPSLEHQQEENEPSLQSKLQDEANYHLYGSRMDRQTKQQPRQNVAYNRGEERRRRVSHDPFAQQRPYENFQNTEGKGTAYCSAASHGNVVHQPSGLTSQPQVLYQNNGLYSSHGFGTRPLDPGTAAPKVWYRPFPSRMPSPYNIPVPETNYPGNTPTMPFSSLPPTDESIKCTIYNSTGIQIGAYNYMEIGGTSSSLLDSTNTNFKEEPAAKYQAIFDNTTSLTDKHLDPIRENLGKHWKNCARKLGFTQSQIDEIDHDYERDGLKEKVYQMLQKWVMREGIKGATVGKLAQALHQCSRIDLLSNLIYVSQN from the exons ATGCAACCAGACATGTCCTTGAATGTCATTAAGATGAAATCCAGTGACTTCCTGGAGAGTGCAGAACTGGACAGCGGAGGCTTCGGGAAGGTGTCTCTGTGTTTCCACAGAACCCAGGGACTCATGATCATGAAAACAGTGTACAAGGGGCCCAACTGCATTGA GCACAACGAGGCCCTCTTGGAGGAGGCGAAGATGATGAACAGACTGAGACACAGCCGGGTGGTGAAGCTCCTGGGCGTCATCTTAGAGGAAGGGAAGTACTCCCTGGTGATGGAGTACATGGAGAAGGGTAACCTGATGCACGTGCTGAAAGCCGAG ATGAGTACCCCGCTTTCTGTAAAAGGAAGGATAATTGTGGAAATCATTGAAGGAATGTGCTACTTACATGGAAAAGGCGTGATACACAAGGACCTGAAGCCTGAAAATATCCTTGTTGATAATGACTTCCACATTAAG ATCGCAGACCTCGGCCTTGCCTCCTTCAAGATGTGGAGCAAACTGAGTAATGAAGAGCACAATGAGCTGAGGGAAGTGGACGGCACCTCTAAGAAGAATGGCGGCACCCTCTACTACATGGCGCCCGAGCACCTGAATGATGTCAACGCAAAGCCCACAGAGAAGTCGGATGTGTACAGCTTTGCTGTAGTACTCTGGGTGATATTTGCAAATAAGGAGCCATATGAAA ATGCTATCTGTGAGCAGCAGTTGATAATGTGCATAAAATCTGGGAACAGGCCAGATGTGGATGACATCACTGAGTACTGCCCAAGAGAAATTATCAGTCTCATGAAGCTCTGCTGGGAAGCGAATCCGGAAGCTCGGCCGACATTTCCTG GCATTGAAGAAAAATTTAGGCCTTTTTATTTAAGTCAATTAGAAGAAAGTGTAGAAGAGGACGTGAAGAGTTTAAAG AAAGAGTATTCAAACGAAAATGCAGTTGTGAAGAGAATGCAGTCTCTTCAACTTGATTGTGTGGCAGTACCTCCAAGCCGGTCAAATTCAG CCACAGAACAGCCTGGTTCACTGCACAGTTCCCAGGGACTTGGGATGGGTCCTGTGGAGGAGTCCTGGTTTGCCCCCTCCCTGGAGCACCAGCAAGAAGAGAATGAGCCCAGCCTGCAGAGTAAACTCCAAGATGAAGCCAACTACCATCTTTATGGCAGCCGCATGGACAGGCAGACGAAACAGCAGCCCAGACAGAATGTGGCTTACAAcagaggggaggaaaggagacGCAGGGTCTCCCATGAcccttttgcacagcaaagacCTTATGAGAATTTTCAGAATACAGAGGGAAAAGGCACTGCTTATTGCAGTGCAGCCAGTCATGGTAATGTAGTGCACCAGCCCTCAGGGCTCACCAGCCAACCTCAAGTACTGTATCAGAACAATGGATTGTATAGCTCACATGGCTTTGGAACAAGACCATTGGATCCAGGAACAGCAGCTCCCAAAGTTTGGTACAGGCCATTTCCAAGTCGTATGCCTAGTCCGTATAATATCCCAGTGCCTGAGACCAACTATCCAGGAAACACACCCACCATGCCATTCAGCTCCTTGCCACCAACAG ATGAATCTATAAAATGTACCATATACAATAGTACTGGCATTCAGATTGGAGCCTACAATTATATGGAGATTGGTGGGACGAGTTCATCACTACTAGACAGCACAAATACGAACTTCAAAGAAGAGCCAGCTGCTAAGTACCAAGCTATCTTTG ATAATACCACTAGTCTGACGGATAAACACCTGGACCCAATCAGGGAAAATCTGGGAAAGCACTGGAAGAACTGTGCCCGTAAACTGGGCTTCACACAATCTCAGATTGATGAAATTGACCATGACTATGAGCGAGATGGACTAAAAGAAAAGGTTTACCAGATGCTCCAAAAGTGGGTGATGAGGGAAGGCATTAAGGGAGCCACAGTGGGGAAGCTGGCCCAGGCGCTCCACCAGTGTTCCAGGATCGACCTTCTGAGCAACTTGATTTACGTCAGCCAGAACTAA